Below is a window of Phycisphaerae bacterium DNA.
TCGCGCCTCGGCGTCGTTCTCGCTGTCGCCGGTTCGGCGGTGGGACTGGGTAACTTTCTCCGCTTTCCCGGCAATGCCGCACAGAATGGCGGCGGCGCCTTCATGATTCCGTACTTCGTCGCCCTCCTTGTGCTGGGCATTCCGATCTGCTGGGTTGAATGGAGCATGGGGCGTCGTGGCGGTCTGGCCGGTTACAACTCATGTCCCGGCGTTTTCAGCGTAATTTGGCGAAACCCGATCAGCAAATATCTCGGCTCATTCGGCCTGCTCATTCCGCTCATCATTTACATGTACTACATCTACGTCGAAGGCTGGTGCCTTGGGTATTGCTACTTGTACCTCACGATGCCCCAGGAATTTCTCGCCTGCGGGAAAGATCCCGAAAAGTTCTCAGCCTACTTCAAGTCCTTCGTCGGCCAGGACTCCGATGGTCTGATGATGGAGGGCGGCCTCCACATCAGCGTGATTTTCTGGATCATTGTCTTTTGCGTGAATTTCTTCCTGATCTACCGCGGTTTGACCAAGGGAATCGAGTCTTTCTGCAAGTATGCCATGCCTGCGATGGCCGTGTGCGCGATCGTCGTGCTTGTTCGCGTCCTGACTCTCGGCACCCCCGACGAAAGCCGGCCGGATCAGAACGTGATCAGCGGCCTGGGCTTCATGTGGAATCCCAATCTCGAAAAACTCAAAGACTTCAACACATGGCTCGCCGCCGCCGGTCAGATATTTTTCAGCCTCTCGGTCGGCTTCGGAGTCATTGTCAACTACGCAAGCTATCTCAACCGAAAAGATGATGTCGTGCTGTCCGGCCTGACAGCCACCTCAACCAACGAGTTCTTCGAAGTCTGCCTCGGTGGACTTATCACCATTCCGGCCGCATTCGTGTTTCTGGGTGCCAGTGGAATCGCCGGCAGCATCAACTCCAGCTTTTCGCTCGGCTTCCACACCTTGCCGGTTGTATTCGCCTATATGCCGTTCGGCCGGCTAATCGGCTTCCTCTGGTTCTTCATGCTGTTCCTTGCAGCCATTACCAGCTCACTTTCGATGTTGCAACCGGTCGCCGCTTTCCTCGAAGAGGCGTTCAGGTGGTCTCGAAAACAGTCGATCATCGTGCTCGGCGCGATCACCGGCGCCGGCGGTTTGTTTGTGATCTACTACAGCAAGGGACTCGCTGCTGTCGACGCCATCGATTTCTGGGTCGGCACCCTGGCGATTTTCGTGCTCGCCATGATTCAGGTCATTATGTTCGGTTGGATTTACGGCGTGGAAAAGGGTCTCAATGAGGCCCACGAAGGCGCTCACATCCGAATCCCTCGAATCTTCTACTTCATCATCAAGTATGTATCGCCGACCTACCTGCTCGTGATCTTCATCGGCTGGTGCACTCAGAATCTGCCGGGCCGGATCAAAACCCTCACCGCGGGCAGCACGGAATTGAAGTCGGTATATATGATTGCAGTCTGCTTCGTCACTTTACTCATCATGATCTACTTCGCCGGAAAGCACTGGAAATCGCGGGGCCCCGAACCAACGAACATCCCGCTTCCGGGCGGATTTCCCACGGCTGAGATGGAGAGGAACAACCGATGACGACACTCGGCTGGATCATCATGCTCGTCTCGATCACATTCGTTGTGTCGCTGGCGAGCTACTGCTACTACAAAGTCCTCACGTTGCCGCCACTCGGACCGGACGAACACGTATAAACTGCACATGCCTGTGCACGGCGGCTTTGTCCAGCGACGGTTCACGGGCGAACGCCGCTGCCAGATTGCGCGGGCGATGACACGTCTCATGACTCGATTCCTCTTCCATTGCAGCGTTCCCGACATGCTCGACGAAGGAATCGAGGCCGCGATCGACCGGCTGCACGGTGAAATCGGCGTCAATGGGCTCGTGGTCGACGCAGTCGGGCCGGAACGCATGGCCTTCAGACCACGAATCGCCGATTCGTCGAAGATCGTTTCCCATGGTGCGGCCGCCTGGTTTCAGCCGACAGCCCGGCACTACACAAGCACCCGGCTCCGCCCCAATACCGCCCCCGCTATCAAGTCGCGCAACGAGTTGGAAAAGATCATCACCGCGGCCGCTGAGACCGACCTGACCGTCGCCATCAGGGTCGGCCCATTCGAGAATGCCACGCTCGCGGCACGACATCCCGGAACGGCCTGCG
It encodes the following:
- a CDS encoding sodium-dependent transporter — its product is MAKEQWGSRLGVVLAVAGSAVGLGNFLRFPGNAAQNGGGAFMIPYFVALLVLGIPICWVEWSMGRRGGLAGYNSCPGVFSVIWRNPISKYLGSFGLLIPLIIYMYYIYVEGWCLGYCYLYLTMPQEFLACGKDPEKFSAYFKSFVGQDSDGLMMEGGLHISVIFWIIVFCVNFFLIYRGLTKGIESFCKYAMPAMAVCAIVVLVRVLTLGTPDESRPDQNVISGLGFMWNPNLEKLKDFNTWLAAAGQIFFSLSVGFGVIVNYASYLNRKDDVVLSGLTATSTNEFFEVCLGGLITIPAAFVFLGASGIAGSINSSFSLGFHTLPVVFAYMPFGRLIGFLWFFMLFLAAITSSLSMLQPVAAFLEEAFRWSRKQSIIVLGAITGAGGLFVIYYSKGLAAVDAIDFWVGTLAIFVLAMIQVIMFGWIYGVEKGLNEAHEGAHIRIPRIFYFIIKYVSPTYLLVIFIGWCTQNLPGRIKTLTAGSTELKSVYMIAVCFVTLLIMIYFAGKHWKSRGPEPTNIPLPGGFPTAEMERNNR